In Zunongwangia profunda SM-A87, the following proteins share a genomic window:
- a CDS encoding SusC/RagA family TonB-linked outer membrane protein, whose amino-acid sequence MKKKLRLLFTLFMVLVVQIIYAQKKTVAGKILDENGLPLPGVNVIEEGTSNGTQTDFDGDYTITVEPGATLVFSYVGFVTQKTVVGAEDVYNLTLKTDSAALDEVLVVAYGTTTKESFTGSASTIQAEQLEQRSLTSPLSAIEGNSTGVQFLSASGQPGSSPSIVIRGVGTLNGDTDPLIIVDGVQFEGALNAINQNDIKSMTVLKDAASTSLYGSRAANGVVLITTKSGKGKQDLRVNIDSQVGVINRAIPLYDNVNPQEYYELMWQSYKNSLDVDNAAAEASATIFNRLGYNPFNVPNDQIVQENGQINPNAEVIFKGLDWYGALERTGQRLFNSADVSVGGANHNVFFSVSNLKEEGYVVTSDFERTTARLKGDFVPTDWLTLGGNINMALSSSNGPSSRGSSIANPFGFAKNMGSIYPVYIVDPETGDYIRDAAGNLQYDRGEGYPDFGIQSRPTNVGRHAIEEVLLNNDKTETNNYGIRLNAGFQIVDGLKLNLLYGQDVNDYINKRYENNLVGDGQPAGRYRETRFRRIVENFNQILNYNKSVGDHSFDLTLGHESFDRTFSQVFGFKNTQTAEGIYEFDNFSTIASLDGYTSDKTLEGYFSRLNYNFKEKYYLSGSVRRDGSSVFDKDVRWGNFYSIGGAWRVNQENFMSNVHFVNNLKLRASYGEVGNDDLNDYYISQPRYSLLPNAGNPGIFWSDLGNSALTWETVESWDIAIEFDLFDYRLSGSLEYYKRNSSDLLYNVPLPISMGLNEGPANIGDMYNEGLELGLNGIIVDGNNFKWNLGLQFSTNNNKITFLPDPFVTGSKRWIEGRSIYDYFLYDYAGVDSENGDALYYAYEEDTETGENVPVINEEGEHVTLTDPTEANRTYVGATAVPDLVGSIRNQFSYKVFSLSFLFTYQLGGEILDYGYAAMMHEGSYGESLHPDALNAWKKPGDQTNVPRLENGNPNLAPSLSSRWLTDASFFSLRNVNLSYNFNNDMINDMGMSSLRLFVSAENLFLISERKGLNPQYNLQGTPGGNDYNPSRIVSAGVNISF is encoded by the coding sequence ATGAAAAAAAAATTACGTTTATTATTTACACTCTTTATGGTGTTGGTTGTGCAAATAATTTATGCACAAAAAAAAACAGTAGCTGGTAAAATTCTGGATGAAAATGGTCTTCCTTTACCAGGTGTTAATGTTATTGAAGAAGGAACTTCTAATGGTACACAAACAGATTTTGACGGTGATTACACTATTACCGTAGAGCCGGGAGCTACTCTAGTTTTTAGTTATGTAGGTTTTGTAACTCAAAAGACCGTAGTGGGAGCAGAGGATGTATACAATTTAACCCTTAAAACAGATTCAGCTGCGTTAGACGAAGTACTTGTAGTAGCATACGGTACGACAACAAAAGAATCTTTTACAGGATCAGCAAGTACAATTCAAGCTGAGCAATTAGAACAAAGGTCTCTAACTTCTCCTTTATCTGCTATTGAAGGTAATTCCACCGGGGTACAATTTTTATCTGCTTCCGGTCAACCTGGATCTTCACCAAGCATTGTCATTCGGGGGGTAGGAACCTTGAATGGTGATACAGATCCATTAATTATTGTAGATGGTGTTCAATTTGAAGGAGCATTAAATGCTATTAATCAGAATGATATAAAGTCAATGACTGTTTTGAAAGATGCAGCTTCAACTTCTCTATATGGTTCTAGGGCTGCTAACGGTGTTGTTTTGATTACTACTAAAAGTGGAAAAGGTAAACAGGATCTAAGGGTTAATATAGATTCTCAAGTTGGTGTTATAAATAGAGCAATACCTCTTTATGACAATGTTAATCCACAAGAATATTATGAACTTATGTGGCAAAGTTATAAGAACTCTTTGGATGTCGATAACGCTGCAGCCGAAGCGTCTGCAACTATTTTTAATCGCTTAGGTTATAATCCATTTAACGTGCCTAATGATCAAATTGTTCAGGAAAATGGACAGATAAACCCGAATGCTGAAGTTATATTTAAAGGTCTGGATTGGTATGGAGCCCTAGAGAGAACTGGTCAAAGGCTTTTTAATTCAGCAGATGTTTCAGTTGGAGGAGCAAATCATAATGTCTTTTTTTCTGTTTCTAATCTAAAGGAAGAAGGCTATGTTGTTACCAGTGATTTTGAAAGAACCACGGCAAGATTGAAAGGGGATTTTGTTCCTACAGATTGGTTAACTCTAGGCGGTAATATTAATATGGCACTTTCAAGTTCTAATGGTCCTTCCTCTAGAGGTAGTTCAATAGCAAACCCTTTCGGATTTGCTAAAAACATGGGCTCTATATATCCTGTTTATATAGTAGATCCTGAAACAGGAGATTACATAAGGGACGCTGCTGGTAATTTACAGTATGATAGAGGAGAAGGGTATCCAGACTTTGGAATTCAATCTAGACCTACAAATGTTGGTAGGCATGCCATCGAAGAAGTTTTACTTAACAATGATAAAACTGAGACTAATAATTACGGAATTCGTTTGAATGCTGGTTTTCAGATTGTTGATGGGTTGAAGTTGAATTTATTATATGGTCAAGATGTTAATGATTATATTAATAAAAGATATGAAAATAATTTAGTTGGTGACGGTCAACCTGCTGGTAGGTATAGAGAAACAAGATTTAGAAGAATTGTAGAAAATTTTAATCAAATTTTGAATTATAATAAATCTGTAGGGGATCATAGTTTTGACTTAACCTTAGGGCACGAAAGTTTTGATCGTACTTTTTCACAGGTTTTTGGTTTTAAAAATACACAAACTGCTGAGGGGATATATGAGTTTGATAATTTTTCTACTATTGCATCATTAGACGGATATACTTCAGATAAAACTTTAGAAGGATACTTTTCAAGACTAAATTATAATTTTAAAGAAAAATATTATTTAAGTGGATCAGTGCGAAGAGATGGCTCTTCTGTTTTTGATAAAGATGTGAGATGGGGTAATTTCTACTCTATCGGTGGGGCATGGAGAGTTAATCAAGAAAACTTTATGTCTAATGTTCACTTCGTGAATAACTTAAAGCTTAGAGCATCTTACGGAGAAGTGGGTAATGATGATTTAAACGATTATTATATTTCCCAACCAAGGTATTCATTATTGCCAAATGCAGGTAATCCTGGAATCTTCTGGTCTGATTTAGGAAACAGTGCATTAACTTGGGAAACCGTAGAAAGTTGGGATATAGCAATAGAGTTTGATTTATTTGATTATAGGTTAAGTGGTTCTTTGGAATATTATAAACGAAATTCTTCAGATCTATTATATAATGTTCCTTTGCCTATATCTATGGGATTGAATGAAGGTCCTGCCAATATTGGTGATATGTATAACGAAGGATTAGAATTAGGTTTGAATGGAATTATTGTTGATGGAAATAATTTTAAATGGAATTTAGGATTACAATTTTCTACTAACAATAATAAAATTACCTTTTTGCCAGACCCCTTTGTTACAGGATCTAAAAGATGGATTGAAGGAAGATCTATATACGATTACTTTTTATACGATTATGCAGGTGTAGATTCTGAAAATGGAGATGCGCTTTATTATGCTTATGAAGAAGATACTGAAACAGGAGAAAATGTTCCTGTGATTAATGAAGAGGGTGAGCATGTTACCTTAACAGATCCTACTGAAGCTAATAGAACGTATGTTGGTGCTACGGCTGTTCCTGATTTAGTTGGGTCTATAAGGAATCAATTTAGTTACAAAGTTTTCAGTTTAAGTTTCTTGTTTACCTACCAATTAGGAGGTGAAATTTTAGATTATGGATATGCTGCTATGATGCATGAAGGTTCTTATGGAGAATCATTACACCCAGATGCTTTAAACGCATGGAAAAAACCTGGTGACCAGACTAATGTTCCTAGACTAGAAAATGGTAATCCTAATTTAGCCCCCTCTTTGTCTTCAAGATGGCTAACAGATGCTTCATTTTTCTCATTAAGGAATGTGAATTTATCTTATAACTTTAATAATGATATGATAAATGATATGGGTATGTCAAGTTTACGCTTATTTGTTTCAGCAGAAAATCTATTTCTGATATCAGAGAGAAAAGGACTAAACCCTCAGTACAACTTACAGGGGACACCTGGAGGAAATGATTATAATCCAAGTAGAATAGTTTCAGCTGGTGTGAACATTTCGTTTTAA
- a CDS encoding RagB/SusD family nutrient uptake outer membrane protein — translation MKIFNKFRFPLSLILVALISFSCSEDFLDNVPTDAISAEAALSSPENMMLILNGLHRQVYSQAQLPGSSSSRSGESHFIPALDAMGGSIIHSSPGNGWMTSDLQWLTHTNPTYTTVYNFWYQRYHFIASSNSIINAISDGDFAVSPQLNNILGQAHAYRAWAYHKLVTTFAKGYTIGNPSTDLGVPIVFSTEAPYESAPRSTVEEVYDQMENDIDEAISYLENAGSPVNKSHISLNAAYGIKARIALSKGDWQTAAESAALAREGFPLLNESQWLSGFNTYDLPEVIWGGRVIDSETNYYQSYFYYISPTFNGSQNRSNPKIISSELYDMIPETDFRNEAWLPLAPNTNPSASNGEGGSYESDPNYDSEDEFWDAWSEVISKYGMTSGHNTHPYMTVKFLQKNPGTIDPDDVIYMRSSEMYLIEIESLAMMNAISEAQELLQEFGESRDSAFDASQFATQEELIEQIKFQRRVELWGEGFSFHDHIRWDEPLDQSNSGAAKVLYQNGFFQERPSQNDAWIWKIPQAEIDANPYITSSDQN, via the coding sequence ATGAAAATATTTAATAAATTCCGTTTTCCTTTAAGTTTAATTCTAGTCGCGTTGATTAGTTTTAGCTGTTCAGAAGATTTTCTAGATAACGTTCCAACAGATGCGATTTCAGCAGAAGCTGCTTTATCTAGTCCAGAAAATATGATGCTGATCTTAAACGGTTTGCATAGACAAGTTTATTCACAAGCTCAGTTACCTGGATCTTCATCAAGTAGAAGTGGTGAAAGTCATTTTATACCTGCTTTGGATGCTATGGGAGGGAGTATAATTCACTCTTCACCAGGAAATGGTTGGATGACATCAGATTTACAGTGGTTAACCCATACAAACCCTACTTATACTACAGTTTACAATTTTTGGTATCAGCGTTATCACTTTATAGCCAGTTCAAATTCTATAATTAACGCAATTTCTGATGGGGACTTTGCTGTAAGTCCACAATTAAATAATATTCTAGGTCAGGCGCATGCTTATAGGGCATGGGCTTATCATAAACTTGTTACAACTTTTGCTAAAGGATATACTATTGGAAATCCTTCCACAGATTTAGGAGTGCCTATTGTTTTTTCTACTGAAGCACCCTATGAAAGTGCGCCGCGATCAACAGTAGAAGAAGTTTATGATCAGATGGAAAATGATATCGATGAAGCTATTAGTTATCTTGAAAATGCTGGTAGTCCAGTCAATAAATCTCATATCTCGCTAAATGCTGCGTATGGTATCAAAGCAAGAATAGCATTGTCTAAGGGGGATTGGCAAACTGCTGCAGAGTCTGCCGCACTAGCTAGAGAGGGTTTTCCTTTGTTGAATGAATCACAATGGCTATCTGGATTTAATACATATGATTTACCTGAAGTTATATGGGGAGGAAGAGTGATAGATAGTGAAACAAATTATTATCAATCTTACTTTTATTATATATCTCCAACTTTTAACGGAAGTCAAAATAGAAGTAATCCAAAGATTATTAGTAGTGAACTTTATGATATGATCCCAGAAACAGATTTTAGAAATGAAGCGTGGCTGCCTTTGGCACCCAATACCAATCCATCTGCTTCTAATGGAGAGGGAGGAAGTTATGAATCTGATCCTAACTACGACTCTGAGGACGAGTTTTGGGATGCTTGGTCTGAAGTGATTTCTAAATATGGTATGACTTCTGGTCATAATACTCATCCATATATGACTGTTAAGTTTTTGCAGAAAAATCCTGGGACAATCGACCCTGATGACGTTATATATATGAGGTCTTCAGAAATGTATCTCATAGAAATTGAGTCGCTTGCCATGATGAATGCAATTAGTGAAGCTCAAGAGTTGTTACAAGAATTTGGTGAATCAAGAGACTCAGCTTTTGATGCATCTCAATTTGCGACACAAGAAGAATTAATAGAGCAAATAAAATTTCAGAGAAGAGTCGAGTTATGGGGAGAAGGCTTTAGTTTTCATGATCATATTAGATGGGATGAGCCTTTAGATCAAAGTAATTCTGGAGCGGCTAAAGTATTGTATCAGAATGGATTTTTTCAGGAGCGACCTTCTCAAAATGATGCTTGGATCTGGAAAATACCGCAAGCAGAAATTGATGCAAATCCTTATATTACTTCTTCAGACCAAAATTAA
- a CDS encoding ribonuclease HII yields the protein MLLRNLKDCDHECGTDEAGRGCIAGPVTAAAVILPKHFENEFLRDSKKLTHQKRLLLKKIIENDCASYGITHIFMETIDEINILNSSILAMHKSIEKLSPEPEHIIVDGNRFKPFKNIAYECIVKGDDKYLSIAAASILAKTYRDEYMESIHEEYPMYNWKKNKGYPTKEHREAIRKYGITKYHRKSFKLLPEQLELEL from the coding sequence ATGCTGTTAAGAAACCTAAAAGATTGTGATCATGAATGCGGAACAGATGAAGCAGGACGTGGATGCATTGCTGGCCCTGTAACAGCCGCTGCAGTAATTTTACCTAAACATTTTGAAAATGAGTTCTTAAGGGATTCAAAGAAACTTACGCATCAAAAACGGTTACTACTAAAGAAAATTATTGAGAATGACTGCGCTTCTTATGGCATAACACACATATTCATGGAAACTATCGATGAAATTAATATCTTAAACTCATCTATCCTGGCGATGCATAAATCTATAGAGAAGCTTTCTCCAGAACCCGAACATATTATAGTAGATGGTAACAGGTTCAAACCATTTAAAAATATAGCTTATGAATGTATTGTAAAAGGTGATGATAAATATTTGAGTATAGCTGCTGCTTCGATTTTAGCCAAAACCTATCGGGATGAATATATGGAGAGTATTCATGAGGAGTACCCCATGTATAATTGGAAAAAGAATAAGGGTTACCCTACAAAAGAACACCGGGAAGCCATCAGAAAATACGGAATTACAAAATACCACCGGAAAAGTTTTAAACTTTTACCAGAGCAGCTGGAATTAGAATTATAA
- a CDS encoding SusC/RagA family TonB-linked outer membrane protein encodes MKKTLHGLLTLFMVLVVQLSFAQEKTITGTVVDEDGLPLPGVNVIEKGTRNGVQTDFDGEYSISVPQSATLVFSYVGFATQEIKVGSSSTLNATMVVDAAALDEVVVVGYGTRDKTDVVGSVAQVSGEVLQDRPAANVIDALQGQIPGIQIFTSSGEPNAIPSIRLRGVGSLGAGSTPLILLDGFQVDSGIFTRLSPNDIEDITVLKDASETAIYGARAANGVVVITTKTGRNEQDPSINVGVQHGFSELANTDFFESFMNTEQFSNFRVDIGQISRENMDAILAQNNADTEWYKWYYKDNAPTTQFNVSATGGSKKTKYFISAGYFEQEGLAFRSDFNRYTLRSNITTDINDWMKAGLNIGFAYTTDQDNPYGSNSTNRGLSLLAAPYFSPINPETGQRYEGVIPGWNRYDPVYLAENNPYDRNRFQVNPSGYIELNPIKGLTLRTAVGLNAFDQRETFIRLPSYLASLNNGRRQERFRRDKQITVSNTVSYSVTLDDVHNFSLLGGHEFQDYDYGLFGATSTGQTDDRLVMLGQGPSNRDVEQEMEEWSLESYFGRLEYNFDSKYYANFTVRRDGSSRFGRDNREATFWAVGARWTAKKEAFLTDVEWLDDLVVRANVGTSGNSDIGNYNSYALVGTNQYQGQTGWYLDTPGNPALQWESQRSASVGVEVSLIDRLRLTVEYYDRLTEDMLIDVPYPFTSGFSEVTENTGSLKNYGFDVGLSYDVIKGNSDLNITPYVNFNYNQNKVTELFQGRDYWIIPNTGVSWVVGQPVSFFYPVFAGVNSENGDAEWYLPNEDPDQVVYNREDPNAVTNQFNTARLQQNTGIDRYPPLNGGFGLNADYKGFYLQTHFAFSVGKYLINNDRYFYENPTQFSGFNQSERVLDYWQEPGDQTLFPRSNVQFTQFDSRLIEDASFLRMKTLTVGYNIPSSILDSTGFMKGAKVYVTGRNLLTWTDYLGPDPEVDQNLTLGVNPNTKQFTFGIDLQF; translated from the coding sequence ATGAAAAAAACATTACATGGATTGCTGACACTTTTTATGGTGTTAGTAGTGCAATTAAGTTTTGCACAAGAAAAAACAATTACCGGTACTGTGGTTGATGAAGATGGACTTCCTTTACCTGGAGTAAATGTAATTGAGAAAGGTACTCGAAATGGAGTACAAACAGATTTTGATGGGGAATATTCTATATCTGTTCCGCAGAGTGCGACATTAGTTTTTAGTTATGTAGGTTTTGCTACTCAAGAAATTAAAGTTGGATCTTCTAGTACCCTTAATGCAACTATGGTTGTAGATGCTGCAGCTCTAGATGAAGTAGTTGTAGTTGGATATGGGACGAGGGATAAGACTGATGTAGTTGGTTCTGTGGCTCAGGTTTCAGGAGAAGTTTTACAAGATAGACCGGCGGCAAATGTTATTGATGCATTGCAGGGGCAGATTCCGGGTATTCAAATATTTACGTCTTCAGGAGAGCCTAACGCTATACCATCTATTCGTCTTCGTGGTGTGGGCTCTTTAGGAGCTGGATCTACTCCTTTAATTTTATTAGACGGTTTTCAGGTGGATAGTGGGATTTTTACTCGATTAAGCCCCAATGATATTGAGGATATAACCGTTCTTAAGGATGCATCGGAGACTGCTATATATGGTGCCCGAGCTGCAAATGGAGTTGTTGTAATTACTACAAAAACAGGGCGTAATGAGCAAGATCCTTCAATTAATGTTGGTGTGCAACATGGCTTTTCAGAGCTTGCGAATACTGACTTTTTTGAAAGTTTCATGAATACAGAGCAGTTTTCAAATTTTCGAGTAGATATTGGTCAAATATCTAGAGAAAATATGGATGCTATTTTAGCTCAAAATAATGCTGATACTGAGTGGTATAAATGGTACTATAAAGATAATGCTCCTACAACACAATTTAATGTTAGTGCTACAGGTGGAAGTAAGAAAACTAAATATTTTATTTCTGCTGGCTATTTTGAGCAAGAGGGTCTCGCCTTTAGATCTGATTTTAATAGATATACTTTAAGGAGTAATATTACAACTGATATTAACGATTGGATGAAAGCTGGTCTGAATATCGGATTTGCATATACTACAGATCAAGACAACCCTTATGGATCTAATAGTACAAACAGAGGTCTTAGTCTTTTAGCGGCGCCTTATTTTTCTCCTATCAATCCTGAAACTGGACAAAGATACGAGGGAGTGATTCCGGGCTGGAACAGATATGACCCTGTTTATTTAGCTGAAAATAATCCTTATGATAGAAATAGATTTCAAGTGAATCCTTCGGGATATATAGAGTTAAATCCGATAAAAGGACTAACTTTAAGGACTGCTGTAGGCTTGAATGCCTTTGATCAAAGAGAAACTTTTATTAGGTTGCCTTCTTATTTAGCTTCTTTAAATAATGGTAGGAGACAAGAGAGATTTAGAAGAGATAAGCAAATAACTGTTTCAAATACTGTTTCTTATAGTGTCACCTTGGATGATGTACATAACTTTAGCTTGTTAGGTGGACATGAATTTCAGGATTATGATTATGGACTTTTTGGAGCAACTTCTACTGGGCAAACTGATGATCGTTTAGTTATGCTTGGGCAAGGTCCAAGTAACAGAGATGTAGAGCAGGAAATGGAGGAATGGAGTTTAGAGTCTTATTTTGGTCGTTTGGAGTATAATTTTGATAGTAAATACTACGCGAACTTTACCGTAAGGCGAGATGGTTCCTCTCGTTTTGGTAGAGATAATAGAGAGGCAACTTTTTGGGCTGTTGGGGCTAGATGGACTGCAAAAAAAGAAGCTTTTCTTACGGATGTTGAATGGTTAGACGACTTAGTAGTGAGAGCAAATGTTGGTACTTCTGGTAACTCTGATATTGGAAACTATAATAGCTATGCCTTAGTAGGAACTAATCAGTATCAGGGGCAAACAGGTTGGTACTTAGATACCCCTGGGAATCCGGCATTGCAATGGGAGAGTCAAAGATCTGCTTCGGTTGGTGTGGAAGTATCGTTAATAGATAGGTTGAGGCTAACAGTTGAGTACTATGATCGTTTAACAGAGGATATGCTTATTGATGTACCGTATCCATTCACAAGTGGATTCTCTGAAGTTACAGAAAATACTGGTTCACTTAAGAATTATGGTTTTGATGTAGGTTTATCTTATGACGTTATCAAAGGTAATTCTGACTTGAATATTACTCCTTATGTTAATTTTAACTATAATCAAAACAAAGTTACAGAGCTTTTTCAAGGTAGGGACTATTGGATAATTCCTAATACTGGAGTTTCTTGGGTAGTTGGTCAGCCTGTTTCCTTTTTTTACCCTGTGTTCGCTGGGGTGAATTCAGAGAATGGTGATGCTGAGTGGTATTTACCTAATGAAGATCCAGATCAAGTTGTTTATAATAGAGAGGATCCAAATGCGGTAACAAATCAATTTAATACTGCAAGGTTACAACAAAATACAGGAATAGATAGATATCCACCTTTAAACGGAGGTTTTGGTTTAAATGCAGATTATAAAGGTTTTTATTTACAAACACATTTTGCTTTTAGTGTAGGTAAGTATTTGATAAATAATGATAGATACTTCTACGAGAATCCAACTCAATTTTCCGGTTTTAATCAATCTGAAAGAGTTTTGGACTACTGGCAGGAACCTGGCGACCAGACTTTATTCCCAAGGTCGAACGTGCAGTTTACACAGTTTGATTCAAGACTTATTGAGGATGCATCCTTTTTACGTATGAAAACCTTAACGGTAGGTTATAATATTCCTTCCTCAATATTAGATTCTACGGGCTTTATGAAAGGAGCTAAGGTTTATGTAACCGGTAGGAATTTATTGACATGGACTGATTATTTAGGGCCGGATCCAGAGGTTGATCAGAATTTAACTTTAGGAGTTAATCCTAATACAAAGCAATTTACATTTGGGATAGATCTTCAATTTTAA
- a CDS encoding RagB/SusD family nutrient uptake outer membrane protein, which translates to MKKRNIKKVILGLFLSISFIGCDDLKRFPYDAIEQSQSFQTVNDAATWNNGLYASFRGVLYGQYMFSTDVQADQLNATLDYGNRNGNPHRWEGFLADDYTVRDVWFGYYARISDLNAAIEGMSTIVTDSPEEEAELERYIADAYFARAFYYHNLVVRYASDYDPASASSDLGVPLMLQYDISARPSRSTVEQVYQQILADIDAARPALSQVSGEQGAQRFNADVLTAFEARVKFYMEDWAGAKAAADELINSGDYPLINNQADFRDMWVNDYDQEVIMQVYVEAPNELANTNSIYLGFSGGTGLFTPDFLPTQWMVDLYEDDDIRKDVYFLNDTIVMSSITYTDLFMVNKYPGNPDLWTGANTNYQQAPKVFRIAEMYLISAEAALSISESQALAPLNELRQARGLSAVDASGSALVDAVREERTRELAFEGFRLDDLRRWDLGFTRRDPQNTDPLQPGANYYTKSVEASNPKFIWGVPTNDILINPGLAGEQNPGW; encoded by the coding sequence ATGAAAAAACGAAATATAAAAAAAGTAATTTTAGGATTATTTTTATCTATATCATTTATAGGTTGTGATGATCTTAAGAGGTTTCCGTATGACGCAATAGAACAATCACAATCATTTCAAACAGTAAATGATGCGGCTACATGGAATAATGGTTTGTATGCCAGTTTTAGGGGAGTTTTATACGGGCAATATATGTTTTCTACAGATGTACAGGCAGATCAATTAAATGCTACATTGGATTATGGAAACAGAAACGGGAATCCACACAGATGGGAAGGCTTTCTTGCAGATGATTATACTGTAAGAGATGTATGGTTTGGCTATTATGCTCGTATTAGCGATTTAAATGCTGCTATAGAAGGGATGTCTACAATTGTAACGGACTCTCCTGAAGAAGAGGCGGAGCTTGAAAGATATATTGCTGATGCTTATTTTGCGAGAGCTTTTTATTATCACAATTTGGTAGTTAGATATGCATCTGATTATGATCCTGCTAGCGCTTCGTCAGATTTAGGTGTTCCGCTAATGCTTCAGTATGATATTTCTGCGAGACCATCTAGGAGTACTGTAGAGCAAGTTTATCAACAAATTTTGGCTGATATTGATGCTGCAAGACCTGCATTATCACAGGTTAGTGGTGAGCAAGGTGCACAAAGATTTAATGCTGATGTATTGACTGCTTTTGAAGCTAGAGTTAAATTTTATATGGAAGATTGGGCTGGTGCTAAAGCCGCCGCAGATGAGCTGATAAATTCTGGAGATTATCCATTAATCAATAATCAAGCTGATTTTAGAGATATGTGGGTTAATGACTATGACCAGGAGGTTATTATGCAAGTATATGTAGAGGCTCCCAATGAATTAGCTAATACAAATAGTATTTATTTAGGTTTTAGTGGCGGTACAGGTCTTTTTACTCCAGATTTTTTACCCACTCAGTGGATGGTTGATTTATATGAAGATGACGATATTCGTAAAGATGTTTATTTTCTGAATGATACTATAGTGATGAGTAGTATTACTTATACAGATTTATTTATGGTAAATAAATATCCAGGTAATCCAGATTTATGGACAGGTGCAAATACTAACTACCAGCAAGCTCCAAAAGTTTTTAGGATTGCTGAAATGTATTTAATATCTGCGGAAGCTGCATTGAGCATTTCAGAGTCTCAGGCTTTAGCTCCTTTGAATGAACTACGTCAAGCTAGAGGTTTAAGTGCTGTAGATGCGTCAGGAAGCGCTTTAGTTGATGCGGTAAGAGAAGAACGTACTCGTGAACTGGCGTTTGAAGGTTTTAGGTTAGATGATTTACGTAGATGGGATTTAGGTTTTACTAGAAGAGATCCACAGAATACAGATCCTCTTCAACCTGGAGCGAACTATTATACTAAATCAGTTGAAGCTAGTAATCCTAAGTTTATATGGGGTGTTCCTACTAATGATATACTTATTAATCCTGGTTTAGCCGGCGAGCAAAATCCTGGATGGTAA